ATCATTTACTAAATGAGGGGTGCTGTCTACCCGGCAGGTGGCTTGGGCACAAACGGAGATTGATTGAAGTGATCTCTGGGAATCCAATTAATGTATCCTGGATTCTTTCCAAGACAGAAGCAATGGAGGGGAAAACCACCATCTAGTTTAAACTGAGAAACCTCTGCACTCCCCAGTCAGCaactctcctcctcctttcccACCACCTTCAACCCAGGCAAGGATGGTACCCCCGCCCCCTACCAACAAGCCCCACGTTTGCCTTTCCACCATTCTTATCATGAGCAGCATGGCATTAATTGATGCCTACCTGGTGGAGCAGAACCACGGACCCCGCAAGATTGGCATCTGCATCATGGTGATGGTGGGGGACATCTGTTTTTTGATTGTGCTCCGATACGTAGCAGTGTGGGTGGGCGCTGAGGTGCGGACTGCCAAACGAGGCTATGCCATGATCCTCTGGTTCCTCTATATCTTTGTGCTCGAGATCAAAGTCTACTTTGTGTATCAGAACTACAAAGCAGACAGGAAGAGCTTGGACGCTCTTGCGAGGAAAGCCTTGACGTTGCTGCTGTCCATTTGCATTCCAGTGCTGTTCATTGTGCTGGTGGCCATCGACCACATGGAGTACGTCAGGGCTTTCAAGAAACGAGAGGAGATTCGCAATCGCCTCTTCTGGGTAGTGGTGGACTTGCTGGACATACTGGACATCCAAGCTAACCTATGGGAGCCTCA
The Xiphophorus hellerii strain 12219 chromosome 22, Xiphophorus_hellerii-4.1, whole genome shotgun sequence genome window above contains:
- the LOC116713816 gene encoding transmembrane protein 121, whose amino-acid sequence is MVPPPPTNKPHVCLSTILIMSSMALIDAYLVEQNHGPRKIGICIMVMVGDICFLIVLRYVAVWVGAEVRTAKRGYAMILWFLYIFVLEIKVYFVYQNYKADRKSLDALARKALTLLLSICIPVLFIVLVAIDHMEYVRAFKKREEIRNRLFWVVVDLLDILDIQANLWEPQKKGLPLWAEGLMFFYCYILLLVLPCVSLSEISMQGINIVPHKMLLYPILSLVTINIITLFIRGGNMFLYRDARVSGILIGKNILAIILKTCSFVQYRRQLQNAPPAFGVELQKNSVAQARPAPTPPQVVMQDQTPLPEVTTCEHT